The sequence GCGGACAGCGACTGCTGACCGAATCGCAAGCCGGTGCATTAGAGAATGGTCTGGAGAAACCCCTCTTGGCATAGACTTTTGCCGTCGTTGAAACGCCCCTGCAGGACAGCCAACACGGAGCCGAGAGCCACAAACTAAATCGGTTTACTATTTAGCGCGCCTTTCCTACCATCCAGAGATGGCGAGAGAAACCTTTACGATTGAGGGCGCAGGCGCGATTTCTCTTACAGCCGAGGCTGAGGGGGATGCCTACGCCATACCCGTCCTTCTTGCGCACGGCGGCGGGCAGACACGGCGCGCGTGGAGAAGGGTGGTCAGCGAGCTGGCTCAAGCCGGCTTTCGCGCAATCGCCTTCGACATGCGCGGTCACGGAGACAGCGATTGGTCGCCATGCGGAGCTTATGAAATGCGCGACTTCGCGGCGGATCTGGTCGCTGCAGCGTCGCGCCTGGACCAGAAGCCAGCGCTGGTCGGCGCTTCACTGGGCGGGCTCGCTGGACTGATTGCCGCAGGGGAGCTTGCTCCAGGTAGCTTTGCTTCACTCACATTGGTCGACATTGCCCCGCGCATGGCGCCCAGCGGTGTAATGCGCGTGGTTGGTTTCATGGAAGAGCATGTCGATAGCGGCTTCGCCTCACCAGAGGAGGCGGCCGACGTGATCGCTCGCTACATGCCGCATCGTCCCAGGCGGGGCGCGAGCGATGGTCTGAAAAGCTATCTGCGGCAGAAGCCGGATGGGCGCTTCTATTGGCACTGGGACCCTGCGTTTATCCGTAATATAATGTCAGCCAGACAAGGCGACCCAGACAGCCAAGAACGTCAATCGGCAATGCTCAGCCAAGCTGCGGCGAATCTCACGCTTCCGCTTCACCTCATCCGAGGCGCCTCTAGCGATCTTGTTTCCGAAGAGGCCGTATTGCATCTGCGACAACTCGCCCCCCATGCAGAATACACCGATATTGCCGATGCCACGCACATGGTCGTGGGCGATGCGAACGATGCCTTTTCCGCCGCTATCGTCGATTTCCTACGGCGCCATCACTCATCCGATACGGCTCAGCCACAGGGGACGAGGGAGCTATGATCGATCGAGAGCGCTTGCAGGAAATGCTGAATATCGCGCCGTTTCATCGATGGCTTGGGCTGGAGATTGCAACATGCTCCGACCAGGGAATCGCGATCACCATGCCATGGCGCGAAGAGATCGTGTCGAACCCTATGATTGGGTCGGCGCATGGAGGGATCCTGGCTTCACTGGTCGACCTCACCGGGCTTTATACTCTGCTTGCCGGGGGCGTCGCGGCGAGAGCGACGGCCGATCTGCATGTCGATTACCACCGTCCTGCAACCTCAGGACCTCTCACTGCTCACGGACAGATCGTGAAGATCGGGCGACAGATTTCGGTGGCGGAAACCCGGGTTATCGAGCCCGACGGCAAGTTGGTCGCCAGCGGCAGGGGCGCCTACTTCTCGTCAACCGGATCACTTGATCATCGCGGCGGGACTATTGATCTCGAACAGGCTCTTGCCACCCAAGGCCCAGCGACTTCTGCAGCGCGATCCACGCCAGCGTAAGGGCGCCTTTTGCCCGGACGAGGTCTGCTGAGGCCTGCTGCTGTTCTCGCAGGGCCCGGTTGAGGTCAGCCTTCGAGATCGCTCCTGCGGCAAAACGTTGGCGGTTCAGATCGGCGGCGCTATCCGCCTGGCTCTTGATCTGCGCGCTGGCTGCCAGCGCGACGCGTTGTTGGCCAAATCGTGCCAGAGCGCGCTCGGCATCCCGTAGCGCCGCGAGGACGGTTTGACGATAGTTGGCGACAGCTTCGTCGCGGACCGCCCCGGCGCGATCGACCGACGCGTCGACCCTTCCAAAATCGAGGAAGTTCCATTCCAGGCGGGGTATCGCCAATGCCGAAAATTCGCCTACATCGAAGATATCGTCGGGGGAAGATCCGCCAAGGCCCAGAATCCCCATAAAGGACAGCTTCGGGAACCTTGCCGCTTCGGCCACCCCGATCCTGGCCGTTGCAGCGGCGAGAGTGCGCTCAGCCGCCCTGATGTCGGGCCGACGCGCGATCAGACTCGCCGGATCGCCGACAGTAACCTCATCCGGGGGCAAAGGGATATCTCGCGGCGTCGAAAGGTCTTCGGCCGTCGATCCAGGAATCCGTCCCGACAGGATCGCAAGCGCGTCTAGCAGGACGGCTTTATCGGCCTCCGCCTCGGCGAATTGGGACTTGAGCACCTCCAGCTCCGCGTTCGCATTGCCCACCGGGAACAGCGGCAGCGCGCCTTGCTGATACCGCTGATAAGTTAGGGCCAGGACTTCTTCCTGCAGCTTGATCTGCGTCCGGTATTGGTCGGCGCGGAACTGGGCCTCCCGCAAGTTGACGTAGTTATTGGCAACTTCGGCGGTCAGCTGAACCTTTGCGTCCTCCGCATTGGCGACCGTTGCCGCAGCCTGCGCGTTGCCGGCCTCGATACGCCTCCGGGAGCCGCCCGCGAACTCCAGCTCCCAGTTGGCATTGAGACCAACATTGTAAAAGCTGAGGGCATCGTCGCTTCCCGCCTCCGGATCGGGTTGCTGTGAGGACGGGGGTGCCCCCTCCTGAATTTCAAGGCCGGGAAGCTGGCCCTGAATAGTGGCGGCCTGGGTTCCGAGTGTCGGCATTCTGCCGGCCCGATCCTGCCTGACCGATGCCCGGGCCTGCGCGATGCGCGCCTGCGCTGCCTGGAGCGACGGATTTTCGGACAACGCAGTTTCGACCAGGCGGGTCAGTTCAGGATCGTCGAGCAGCACCCACCATTCGGCAAGGGCCGGGTCCATGACGCCTACATCCTCGCCAGCGCGGACAAACCGATGGCCCG is a genomic window of Qipengyuania pelagi containing:
- a CDS encoding hotdog fold thioesterase; the encoded protein is MLNIAPFHRWLGLEIATCSDQGIAITMPWREEIVSNPMIGSAHGGILASLVDLTGLYTLLAGGVAARATADLHVDYHRPATSGPLTAHGQIVKIGRQISVAETRVIEPDGKLVASGRGAYFSSTGSLDHRGGTIDLEQALATQGPATSAARSTPA
- a CDS encoding efflux transporter outer membrane subunit, whose product is MMRRSIPSLLLIALLAGCTAGPDYAGPPEILSADTGHRFVRAGEDVGVMDPALAEWWVLLDDPELTRLVETALSENPSLQAAQARIAQARASVRQDRAGRMPTLGTQAATIQGQLPGLEIQEGAPPSSQQPDPEAGSDDALSFYNVGLNANWELEFAGGSRRRIEAGNAQAAATVANAEDAKVQLTAEVANNYVNLREAQFRADQYRTQIKLQEEVLALTYQRYQQGALPLFPVGNANAELEVLKSQFAEAEADKAVLLDALAILSGRIPGSTAEDLSTPRDIPLPPDEVTVGDPASLIARRPDIRAAERTLAAATARIGVAEAARFPKLSFMGILGLGGSSPDDIFDVGEFSALAIPRLEWNFLDFGRVDASVDRAGAVRDEAVANYRQTVLAALRDAERALARFGQQRVALAASAQIKSQADSAADLNRQRFAAGAISKADLNRALREQQQASADLVRAKGALTLAWIALQKSLGLGWQEPVRDQ
- a CDS encoding alpha/beta fold hydrolase — encoded protein: MARETFTIEGAGAISLTAEAEGDAYAIPVLLAHGGGQTRRAWRRVVSELAQAGFRAIAFDMRGHGDSDWSPCGAYEMRDFAADLVAAASRLDQKPALVGASLGGLAGLIAAGELAPGSFASLTLVDIAPRMAPSGVMRVVGFMEEHVDSGFASPEEAADVIARYMPHRPRRGASDGLKSYLRQKPDGRFYWHWDPAFIRNIMSARQGDPDSQERQSAMLSQAAANLTLPLHLIRGASSDLVSEEAVLHLRQLAPHAEYTDIADATHMVVGDANDAFSAAIVDFLRRHHSSDTAQPQGTREL